The Taeniopygia guttata chromosome 6, bTaeGut7.mat, whole genome shotgun sequence genome contains a region encoding:
- the LOC121470136 gene encoding uncharacterized protein: MAGGPCWTAPSPARPRRFAAPAGPVPARRGHQDGSVLPSFTCDTPRQLRAASAAALPASAARGMPGRRCRASGGARRGRGRTGLGRRGSGSGTNETKARVLCLPRRRRQRESAGCGKMCGLVTPERTDDELREAEITQ, encoded by the coding sequence ATGGCCGGCGGGCCCTGCTGGACGGCCCcgagcccggcgcggccccggcgctTCGCGGCCCCGGCGGGTCCCGTCCCTGCCCGGCGCGGGCACCAAGATGGCTCCGTGCTTCCCAGCTTCACCTGCGACACCCCCCGCCAGCTGAGAGCCGCTTCCGCCGCCGCGCTTCCGGCTTCCGCCGCGCGGGGCATGCCGGGGCGGCGCTGCCGTGCCTCAGGCggagcccggcggggccggggccggacCGGGCTCGGCCGGCGCGGCTCTGGGAGCGGCACTAATGAAACAAAGGCCCGTGTGCTGTGCCTGCCGCGCCGCCGGAGGCAGCGGGAGAGCGCTGGCTGTGGTAAAATGTGCGGGTTAGTTACCCCGGAACGTACCGACGATGAGTTGCGTGAGGCAGAAATCACTCAGTGA